A genomic stretch from Prochlorococcus marinus str. MIT 9312 includes:
- a CDS encoding PCC domain-containing protein → MQPHSLKLSPESDLINSIKEYSLSKNLYGYISGVVGNLRTVCIQCPGNQEINKFEGNLEIVSLNGHFNKGDVHLHLSFADEGCNVFGGHLEEGCIVKKGTDILLLSFEQKIINVSNNDLITNQSRVKAYILNECPWSKRAIRLLNFYNIPHEVVLIDNDESFQKIMVKSNHNTFPQIFLDNKFFGGYDEISEQAKLDKLTSFK, encoded by the coding sequence ATGCAGCCTCATAGCCTAAAGCTATCTCCAGAATCTGATTTGATAAATTCAATTAAAGAATATTCTCTTTCAAAAAATTTATATGGTTATATTTCGGGCGTGGTTGGTAATCTTAGAACAGTTTGTATTCAATGCCCAGGAAATCAAGAGATAAATAAATTTGAAGGGAATCTTGAGATAGTATCTTTAAATGGTCATTTTAATAAAGGTGATGTTCATCTTCATTTGAGCTTCGCAGATGAGGGATGTAATGTCTTTGGAGGTCATCTTGAGGAGGGATGCATTGTAAAAAAAGGGACGGACATATTATTACTTTCTTTTGAACAAAAAATTATCAATGTCTCAAATAATGATTTGATTACAAATCAATCACGTGTGAAAGCCTATATTTTAAACGAATGTCCTTGGTCTAAAAGAGCAATTAGGTTACTTAATTTTTACAATATTCCTCATGAAGTTGTTTTGATCGACAATGATGAAAGCTTTCAAAAAATAATGGTTAAAAGTAACCATAATACTTTCCCTCAAATATTTTTGGATAATAAATTTTTTGGTGGATATGATGAAATATCAGAACAAGCAAAATTAGATAAACTAACTTCATTTAAGTAA
- the hisA gene encoding 1-(5-phosphoribosyl)-5-[(5-phosphoribosylamino)methylideneamino]imidazole-4-carboxamide isomerase gives MELIPAIDLMNGKCVRLFKGDFNKRKDFTKEPHEQAKYWESEGAKYIHIVDLDAAKTGSPTNDKSIKDIAKTVNIPIQIGGGIRSQERIEQLFSYGIEKVIMGTSAIENKELVKDLSNKFPGRIIVGIDAKDGKVSTRGWLEQSNILATDLVREFSSFKIASFIVTDINTDGTLEGTNEEFIKRILEITDIPVIASGGVGSISDLLSLVKLENSGLFGVIVGKALYENKFKISEAINVLSSERLTDFDLNNNYYA, from the coding sequence ATGGAACTAATACCAGCTATTGATTTAATGAATGGTAAGTGCGTAAGACTTTTTAAGGGTGACTTTAATAAAAGAAAAGACTTTACAAAAGAACCTCATGAGCAGGCTAAATATTGGGAAAGCGAAGGAGCAAAATATATACATATAGTTGATTTAGATGCTGCAAAAACTGGATCACCCACCAACGATAAATCAATAAAGGATATTGCAAAAACAGTTAACATTCCTATTCAAATAGGTGGGGGAATAAGATCTCAGGAAAGGATAGAACAATTATTTTCTTATGGTATCGAGAAAGTTATAATGGGAACATCTGCAATAGAAAATAAAGAATTAGTTAAAGACTTATCAAATAAATTTCCAGGAAGGATAATTGTTGGTATTGACGCAAAAGACGGAAAAGTTAGTACAAGGGGTTGGCTTGAGCAATCTAATATTTTAGCCACTGATCTAGTAAGGGAGTTTTCTTCCTTTAAAATCGCTAGTTTTATTGTTACAGATATCAATACAGATGGAACATTAGAGGGAACTAATGAAGAATTCATAAAAAGGATTCTAGAGATTACAGATATTCCAGTAATAGCATCAGGAGGGGTAGGTTCAATTTCTGATTTATTATCTTTAGTAAAACTTGAGAATTCTGGACTATTTGGCGTGATTGTAGGTAAAGCTCTATATGAAAATAAATTTAAAATAAGCGAAGCGATTAATGTATTGTCATCAGAGAGACTAACTGACTTTGATTTAAACAACAATTACTACGCTTAA
- a CDS encoding ABC transporter ATP-binding protein gives MKNDALIIDDLHHKYDKREYSNWILNEINLKIESGELLGLLGPSGCGKTTLLRLIAGFEYPSKGRISLNDKEISNSNRILSPEKRNIGMVFQDYALFPHLTVMENVMFGLKNKKNRSRVNYLLNVVGLDSFVGRYPHELSGGQKQRLAIARALAPGTNFILLDEPFCSLDMHVKLKLRSELPNILKGCNASGLMVTHDPEEAMSICDKVAVMNEGKIHQIDTPINLLNNPKSIFVSSFILGNNILNLQKKGNSYMSCLGEINSSGLLNSANIKSMSISPKFISIKKSESGNANVISKEFLGEFLIYKVSINENILRVRTNINNLLNNGDKCSLSINKNSYYFLYPGAQKVHF, from the coding sequence GTGAAAAATGATGCGTTAATAATTGATGATCTGCATCATAAATATGATAAGCGAGAATACTCAAATTGGATATTAAATGAAATTAACCTAAAAATTGAAAGTGGGGAATTACTAGGTTTACTTGGTCCTTCTGGGTGTGGAAAGACCACACTTTTGAGATTGATCGCAGGGTTCGAATATCCTTCTAAAGGAAGGATTTCTTTAAATGATAAGGAAATTTCAAATAGTAATAGAATTCTTAGCCCTGAGAAAAGAAATATTGGTATGGTTTTTCAAGATTATGCACTTTTCCCTCATTTAACCGTTATGGAAAATGTAATGTTTGGTTTGAAAAACAAAAAAAATAGATCTAGAGTTAATTATTTATTAAATGTTGTAGGTCTTGATAGTTTTGTTGGAAGGTACCCACACGAACTGTCTGGAGGCCAAAAACAACGACTCGCAATTGCAAGGGCTCTTGCTCCAGGTACAAATTTTATTCTATTGGATGAACCCTTTTGTAGCCTTGATATGCACGTCAAACTTAAATTAAGAAGCGAACTTCCAAATATTCTTAAAGGTTGCAATGCAAGTGGACTAATGGTTACTCATGATCCTGAAGAAGCCATGTCAATTTGCGATAAAGTTGCAGTTATGAATGAAGGTAAAATACATCAAATTGATACACCAATAAATCTTCTAAATAATCCCAAGAGTATATTTGTTAGTAGTTTTATTTTGGGAAATAATATTCTTAATCTCCAAAAAAAAGGTAATTCATATATGTCTTGTTTAGGTGAAATAAATAGTTCAGGGTTATTAAATAGTGCAAATATTAAAAGCATGTCAATTTCGCCTAAATTTATTTCAATTAAAAAATCAGAATCTGGTAATGCGAATGTAATATCTAAGGAATTTCTTGGAGAATTTCTTATCTATAAAGTATCTATTAATGAAAACATTTTGAGGGTTAGAACTAATATTAATAATCTACTAAATAATGGCGATAAATGTAGTCTTTCTATAAATAAAAATAGTTATTATTTTTTATATCCTGGAGCACAAAAGGTACATTTTTAA
- a CDS encoding DUF3685 domain-containing protein, whose protein sequence is MELISKKSILIIAPSLIAESLSLKLTSLDKNLDINFNNEIADTTPDLVIWNILNFQSEDLIRLELLKLRERWDKSKFLIILSGELVYEAKKTPSLYAEGFLLNPSAEKVLVSIETILNGGRVFDIENNTQVQLNKDKPLSFSQKILTSGLKQIDTEINYIFKYVNSDSTPEFYKFILKGRLRELITAKSFLIFLWGNSLELYTEAIYTENKINLENKNTIFIKDKNTIEIWNLIFERLKERYSSTNLQVEFNNSSIILSGIKKEFISRLICKMLDELNNLIKNIKENYKENDFKDELSSLIQELKVNTISNITDSYFRLKKGSESISINDFIYSEVSCKEIDRESHQSIMFIEPIIKNEALEYDGKLIPLYETESFLILENIISNWTIRNCNLLASEIFNICSSWPELRTVLINPELQSTRNFERFRNNINNYNRWHDYIYMPIYLYESKREYIDIIDKKFTRYFKNENREKELENLEWFQKQVTLLVEIRDAVAPQLEFAVKYIGNLFVTFLTKVVGKAIGLVGKGILQGLGRSSSK, encoded by the coding sequence TTGGAATTAATTTCAAAAAAATCAATTTTAATTATTGCTCCAAGCTTAATAGCAGAATCTTTATCGCTTAAGTTAACATCACTGGACAAAAATTTAGACATTAATTTTAATAATGAAATAGCTGATACAACTCCGGATTTAGTTATATGGAATATTCTTAATTTCCAATCAGAAGATCTTATAAGGTTAGAGTTATTAAAATTAAGAGAAAGATGGGATAAGTCAAAGTTTCTAATAATACTCTCTGGTGAACTTGTTTATGAAGCAAAAAAAACTCCATCTTTATATGCTGAAGGTTTTCTTTTGAATCCCAGTGCCGAAAAAGTTCTTGTATCTATTGAAACTATTTTAAATGGTGGGAGAGTATTTGATATTGAAAATAATACCCAGGTTCAATTAAACAAAGATAAGCCTCTTTCCTTTAGTCAAAAAATACTAACTTCAGGTCTGAAACAAATAGATACTGAGATTAACTATATATTCAAATATGTTAACTCTGATTCAACCCCAGAGTTTTATAAATTTATTTTAAAAGGAAGACTAAGAGAACTTATTACTGCTAAATCTTTTCTTATTTTTTTATGGGGTAATTCACTAGAACTTTATACAGAGGCAATTTACACCGAAAATAAAATTAATCTTGAAAATAAGAATACTATATTTATTAAAGATAAAAATACTATAGAAATATGGAATTTAATTTTTGAAAGACTCAAAGAAAGATATAGCTCAACTAACTTACAGGTTGAATTTAATAATTCATCAATAATTCTCTCTGGGATAAAGAAAGAGTTCATTTCACGCCTAATATGCAAAATGTTAGACGAGTTAAATAATTTAATAAAAAATATTAAAGAGAACTATAAAGAAAATGATTTTAAAGATGAGTTAAGTTCTCTAATACAAGAACTTAAAGTTAATACAATTTCAAACATTACAGACAGCTATTTTAGATTAAAAAAAGGAAGCGAATCTATTTCAATTAATGATTTTATTTATAGTGAAGTAAGTTGTAAAGAGATAGATAGAGAATCTCATCAATCAATAATGTTTATCGAGCCTATTATTAAAAATGAAGCTCTTGAATATGATGGCAAATTAATACCTTTGTATGAAACAGAATCATTTCTAATCCTTGAAAATATAATTTCAAATTGGACAATAAGGAACTGTAATTTATTAGCTTCTGAAATCTTTAATATTTGTTCTTCTTGGCCTGAATTAAGAACTGTACTTATAAATCCCGAATTACAATCAACAAGAAATTTTGAAAGATTTAGGAATAATATTAATAACTACAATCGTTGGCATGACTACATTTATATGCCTATTTACTTATATGAGAGTAAACGAGAATATATTGATATTATCGATAAAAAATTTACCCGATACTTTAAAAATGAAAATAGGGAGAAAGAGCTAGAGAATCTAGAATGGTTTCAAAAACAAGTTACATTATTAGTTGAGATAAGAGATGCAGTAGCACCCCAGTTAGAATTTGCGGTAAAGTATATCGGTAATCTTTTCGTAACTTTTCTAACAAAAGTAGTAGGCAAAGCTATTGGTTTAGTTGGGAAAGGAATCCTTCAAGGATTAGGAAGATCAAGTTCAAAGTAA
- the nth gene encoding endonuclease III, with amino-acid sequence MRKAERAEIIRKELKNLYPSPPIPLDHSNAYTLLVAVVLSAQSTDKKVNELTKNLFKVADNPEKMVNLGINGIYEYIKFLGLSNQKSKNIYNLSKLLIEKHKSIVPNTFEKLESLPGVGHKTASVVMSQVFKIPSFPVDTHIHRLSQRWGLSNGDSVVQTEKDLKKIFPVNEWNTLHLQIIFFGREYCTARGCDGTKCYLCRTLYPKRKKKFICKKP; translated from the coding sequence ATGAGAAAGGCTGAAAGAGCAGAAATAATACGCAAGGAGCTCAAAAATCTATATCCATCTCCTCCAATACCTCTTGATCATTCAAATGCGTATACACTTCTCGTCGCCGTGGTTTTAAGTGCTCAATCAACAGATAAGAAAGTTAATGAATTAACCAAAAACTTATTTAAGGTAGCAGATAATCCAGAAAAGATGGTGAATCTAGGCATTAATGGTATTTATGAATACATAAAATTTTTAGGTCTATCTAATCAAAAATCAAAGAATATCTATAACCTTTCTAAACTCTTGATTGAGAAGCATAAAAGTATAGTCCCAAATACTTTTGAGAAGCTTGAATCTCTTCCAGGGGTAGGTCATAAAACAGCATCAGTAGTAATGTCACAAGTATTTAAAATCCCCTCATTCCCTGTTGATACTCATATACACCGGTTGTCACAAAGATGGGGTCTATCAAATGGAGATAGCGTGGTTCAAACAGAAAAAGACCTAAAAAAAATATTTCCTGTTAATGAATGGAATACTTTACATTTGCAAATAATCTTTTTTGGAAGGGAATACTGTACCGCAAGAGGCTGTGATGGAACAAAATGTTATTTATGTCGTACTCTTTATCCCAAAAGAAAAAAAAAATTTATATGTAAAAAGCCCTAA
- a CDS encoding NAD-dependent epimerase/dehydratase family protein, producing MKILVMGGTRFVGKSLVGKLLNQSHDIDIFTRGNKANPKNTNLIKGDRNNLESIVKLRNEKYDVVYDISGRELEQTKLLIENLADSFKRYIYVSSAGVYKDNHELPLSEDDPIDQDSRHKGKVETENWLINQKIPFTSFRPTYIYGPGNYNKIENWFFERLFSNKSIPIPGDGSLITQLGHVSDLTDVMIRCINYEKSKNNIYNCSGEKGVTIKGLIYFCAKVLGLNQNEISLRTFDYQKLDPKSRKGFPIRLNHYQTDISKIKSDLDWEPNFDLLNGLKDSFVKDFNYKKGEEFDENLDKILFNA from the coding sequence ATGAAAATTCTTGTAATGGGCGGCACTAGATTTGTTGGCAAGTCTTTGGTTGGAAAGTTATTAAACCAAAGTCATGATATTGATATTTTTACAAGAGGTAATAAAGCTAATCCTAAAAATACAAATTTAATTAAGGGAGATAGGAATAATTTAGAAAGTATAGTTAAGCTAAGGAATGAAAAGTATGATGTTGTTTATGATATTTCGGGACGAGAGTTAGAACAAACGAAACTTCTTATAGAAAATTTAGCTGACTCTTTCAAGAGATATATATATGTCAGCTCTGCAGGCGTTTATAAAGATAATCATGAACTACCTTTATCTGAAGATGATCCTATTGACCAAGATAGTAGGCACAAAGGGAAAGTGGAGACAGAAAATTGGTTGATAAACCAAAAAATTCCTTTTACAAGTTTTAGACCAACTTATATTTATGGACCAGGAAATTATAATAAGATCGAAAATTGGTTTTTTGAAAGGTTATTTTCCAATAAATCAATCCCAATCCCCGGTGACGGGTCTTTGATTACACAGTTAGGCCATGTTTCAGATCTAACTGATGTAATGATTAGGTGCATAAATTATGAAAAATCTAAAAATAATATTTATAACTGCTCAGGTGAAAAAGGAGTTACTATTAAGGGTTTGATATATTTCTGCGCAAAAGTTCTTGGATTAAACCAAAATGAGATTTCTTTAAGAACATTTGATTATCAAAAATTAGATCCTAAATCTCGAAAGGGATTTCCAATTAGATTAAATCATTATCAGACTGATATTTCTAAGATTAAAAGCGATTTGGATTGGGAACCAAATTTTGATTTACTTAATGGTTTAAAGGATAGTTTTGTGAAAGATTTTAATTATAAAAAGGGTGAGGAGTTTGATGAGAATTTAGATAAGATTCTTTTTAATGCTTAG
- a CDS encoding Crp/Fnr family transcriptional regulator: MNFHSYGESPSKSVRIVTGQSVLIDPSSRPKGTCLEVESGIARVYCPCEETEGMTLAFLQSGDQLRTDLLCSEGVCVEALTDLSFHSNVNIDDNIGFDAVNEWTLQLLRIRHLGNAEQRLQALFSILVNRLGRRCGQWCELPFRLTHERIGELIGSTRVTSTRLISKLRSSELLIAPIGTQTVSVAPSFIETSLI, from the coding sequence TTCCATAGTTATGGAGAATCTCCGTCAAAATCAGTAAGAATAGTAACTGGCCAATCCGTTCTAATAGATCCTTCATCAAGACCAAAGGGAACCTGCCTTGAAGTTGAAAGTGGAATTGCTAGGGTATATTGCCCCTGCGAAGAAACTGAAGGTATGACACTTGCATTCTTACAGTCAGGTGATCAATTAAGAACTGACCTTTTATGTAGCGAAGGTGTCTGTGTTGAAGCATTAACAGATTTATCGTTTCATAGCAATGTGAATATTGACGATAATATTGGTTTCGATGCTGTAAATGAATGGACTTTGCAGCTCCTCAGAATTAGGCACTTGGGCAATGCAGAGCAAAGATTACAAGCTTTATTTTCAATACTAGTAAATCGTTTAGGGAGAAGATGTGGTCAATGGTGTGAGTTACCGTTTAGGTTAACTCATGAAAGGATAGGTGAATTAATAGGTTCAACTCGCGTAACATCAACAAGATTAATTTCTAAATTAAGATCATCTGAGTTATTAATAGCTCCAATTGGTACTCAAACGGTAAGTGTTGCGCCTTCTTTTATTGAAACATCACTAATATAG
- a CDS encoding ferritin — protein MNENNLKAKKIINFGPSGRAVAQPMDNSLLDNIFEHLTMERYANVQYFSIYLWFQERDLNGFASHFLSESQGEMEHAQKFADYLIARGQRVKLDELPAPVQTWDSIEDLISYSFNMEADLTSSLQQLYSISDRISDTRTNVFLDPIVDAQIKSEDEFANILGKVKFASNQPSAILLIDSDLKKK, from the coding sequence ATGAATGAAAATAATTTAAAGGCAAAGAAAATAATTAATTTTGGTCCATCTGGAAGAGCTGTTGCACAACCAATGGACAACAGTTTATTGGATAATATTTTTGAACATCTAACAATGGAAAGATATGCCAATGTTCAATATTTTTCTATATACCTCTGGTTTCAAGAGCGGGATTTAAATGGTTTTGCCTCACATTTTCTAAGTGAATCACAAGGGGAAATGGAACATGCTCAAAAATTTGCAGATTACTTAATTGCAAGAGGACAAAGGGTAAAATTAGATGAACTTCCTGCACCAGTTCAAACATGGGATTCAATTGAGGATTTAATTTCTTATTCTTTCAACATGGAGGCTGATTTAACTTCATCTCTACAACAACTTTATTCTATTTCGGACAGAATTTCAGATACAAGAACCAACGTTTTTTTAGATCCAATTGTAGACGCTCAGATAAAATCAGAAGATGAATTTGCAAACATACTTGGCAAGGTTAAGTTTGCTTCTAATCAACCTTCTGCAATCTTATTGATAGATAGTGATTTAAAGAAAAAATAA
- the pgsA gene encoding CDP-diacylglycerol--glycerol-3-phosphate 3-phosphatidyltransferase, whose amino-acid sequence MIIRKNLQKLALNIPNLLSISRLFFVFPLILFLEFNRPFYVFILIIIGGLTDYFDGLIARKFNLKSRLGAILDPLSDKVFYLIPLVFLCKNNLIPFWSLSLILFRELIISSLRNLSKDGLPASQLGKFKTFFFFISVITFFSPLKISFLNNFALVFYWIGFFLTFMTLFDYLSIKKNLI is encoded by the coding sequence TTGATAATTAGAAAAAATCTTCAAAAATTGGCATTAAACATTCCTAATTTATTATCGATATCTCGACTTTTCTTTGTATTTCCTCTAATCCTTTTTTTAGAATTTAATAGACCTTTTTATGTTTTTATTTTGATTATTATTGGTGGTCTAACTGATTATTTTGACGGGTTAATTGCAAGAAAATTTAACCTTAAAAGCAGATTAGGAGCTATCCTTGATCCCTTAAGCGACAAAGTATTCTATTTAATTCCTTTAGTTTTCCTCTGCAAAAATAATTTAATCCCTTTCTGGTCTTTATCATTAATTTTATTTAGAGAATTAATAATATCTAGCCTGAGGAACCTCTCAAAAGACGGTTTGCCCGCATCTCAGTTAGGCAAATTTAAAACATTTTTCTTTTTTATTTCAGTAATCACTTTCTTTTCACCATTAAAAATAAGTTTTTTGAATAATTTTGCTTTAGTTTTTTATTGGATAGGATTCTTCCTGACTTTTATGACTTTATTTGATTACCTAAGCATTAAAAAGAATCTTATCTAA
- a CDS encoding SDR family oxidoreductase, whose translation MRIAITGASGKTGFRISEEAVKKGYKVRQIIRKNSKLSEGLMNLETIRVSLDKKEELDKALKNIDALVIATGARASLDLTGPAKVDALGVYRQLESCKRVGIKRIILVSSLCTGKFFHPLNLFGLILIWKKIGENFLRNSNFQWTIIRPGGLKENEDIKSENINYSKEDTQINGSIPRRLVAKCCIDSLKNKDSINKIIEVTSSNDNKKISFKKAMQMI comes from the coding sequence ATGAGAATAGCAATTACTGGTGCATCGGGGAAAACAGGTTTTAGAATTTCTGAAGAGGCAGTTAAGAAAGGATATAAAGTACGGCAAATCATTAGAAAGAACTCAAAACTTTCTGAAGGACTAATGAATTTAGAAACAATTAGAGTTTCATTAGACAAAAAAGAAGAACTAGATAAAGCTTTAAAAAATATTGATGCTTTGGTAATTGCCACTGGTGCGAGAGCATCTTTAGATTTAACTGGTCCCGCAAAGGTTGATGCATTAGGCGTATACAGGCAATTAGAAAGTTGCAAAAGAGTTGGTATTAAGAGAATTATTTTAGTTAGTTCTCTTTGTACTGGCAAATTTTTTCATCCCTTAAATTTGTTTGGTTTAATTCTTATTTGGAAGAAAATAGGTGAAAACTTTCTACGAAATTCAAATTTCCAATGGACTATTATTAGACCTGGAGGATTAAAGGAAAATGAAGATATTAAATCAGAAAATATAAATTATTCAAAGGAGGATACTCAAATTAATGGTTCAATCCCAAGAAGATTAGTGGCGAAATGTTGTATAGATTCTTTAAAAAACAAAGACTCTATAAATAAAATAATTGAAGTAACCAGTTCAAATGATAATAAAAAGATTTCTTTTAAAAAAGCTATGCAAATGATTTAA